Part of the Candidatus Thermokryptus mobilis genome is shown below.
GATTTTTTTAAATTTCTCAAGGTAAATTTTAAGAATAAATTCGGTTGGAAGATGTTGAACCTGGCTTTAATCATAGGTTTGAGTTATCTTGTCGGCTCAATTCCGACAAGTATAATTGTTGGAAAAGCTGTCAAAGGGATTGACATCAGAAATTATGGAAGTGGGAATCCGGGCGGGACGAATGTGATAAGAGTTGTTGGGCTTGGATGGGGAATTTTTGTGATTTTGTTTGATGCGTTTAAAGGTTTTTTTGCGACGGCATTTATTTCAAAGTGGTTTTACCAAGGAGAAATTGCAACGATTTTAAACTTTACGACAGTTCAAATCATCGCTGGATGCTTTTCTGTGATTGGACATGTTTGGACTGTTTTCGCTGGTTTTAAAGGAGGCAAAGGAGTTAGCACATCTGCTGGAATGTTGCTTGGAATAGCTCCGTTTGACCTTTTGATCGCCCTTCTTGTTTTTATTTTTATTGTCGCATTAACAAGATATGTTTCGCTTGGTTCAATTGTATCTGCGATTTTATTCCCGGGCATAATTTTTTTGACAGAAAAAGTTTTGGGTGTAAAGCATTCTGATTTCATGACACTTTTAATTTTTGGAAGCGCAATTGCGTTTTTGATAGTTTACAGACATAAGAGCAATATCAAGCGTTTGCTTTCGGGGACGGAGAACAAGTTAATTTTTGGAAGAAAATGAAAATTGGCGTCATAGGTTCAGGGAGTTGGGGGACAGCGCTTTCACTCTTGCTTTATGGCAATGGGCATAGTGTTAAGTTATGGTTTAGAAGAAAAAGTTATCTTGATGAAGTTAAGAGAAAGCGAGAGAATTTTCTTTATCTTCCCGATGTCAAAATACCAGAAGAGATTTTCCTGAGTGCGGACATTGGCGAAGTTGTTGATGATTCTGAAATTTTGGTGCTTGCGGTTCCGACGCAACACCTAAGAAATGTTTTGTCCTTGTTTGAATTTTTTGATTGCAAAAACAAAATTTTTGTAAATGTCGCAAAAGGGATTGAGAATAAAACCTTGATGAGGGTTTCGGAGATCGTTAAGGATGTTTTAAAGATGAATGAAAATTATTGTGTTCTTTCTGGACCAAGTCATGCTGAGGAAGTTAGCAGGAAGATGCCAACGGCTGTTGTTGTGGCTTCTTTTGAAAGGGAAATTTCAAATCTCGTTCAAAGTGTCTTTATGAACAAATATTTTCGTGTTTATACAAGCGATGATGTCATCGGTGTTGAACTTGGTGGGGCTTTGAAAAACATAATTGCGATCGCAACCGGTATAGCTGATGGAATTGGCTTCGGGGACAACACAAGAGCTGCTCTTATGACGAGAGGAATTGCTGAGATTGTGCGACTTGGTGTTTCAATGGGAGCAAAATTTGAGACATTTGCCGGTCTTTCAGGAATAGGTGATTTGATTGTCACCTGCACGAGTAAATATAGCAGAAATAGGTATGTCGGGGAACAAATAGGGAAAGGGAAAAAACTTGAAGAAGTTTTAAAAAGTATGGTGATGGTTGCAGAAGGTGTTTGGACCACAATTTCAGCGGTTGAGCTTTCAAAGAAATATAATGTTGAAATGCCGATAACCAGTGCAGTTTACGATGTCCTTTTCAATGGGAAAGATCCTTTTGTTGCAACTTCCGAATTGATGGGAAGAAGCGCTAAACCGGAGGTTTGGGGGATTTCTTAAAGTTTTTTAGCAAGGACGACTGTTAATTTTTGCGTGATCTTCTCCCCACCTTCTGATGTCGCTTCAAATAAAATTATGTAAATCCCAATTCTCAAAATCTTGCCCCCATCATCGCTCCCATCCCAAATTAAATTCCCCTCTCGCGATGAATATT
Proteins encoded:
- the plsY gene encoding glycerol-3-phosphate 1-O-acyltransferase PlsY → MLNLALIIGLSYLVGSIPTSIIVGKAVKGIDIRNYGSGNPGGTNVIRVVGLGWGIFVILFDAFKGFFATAFISKWFYQGEIATILNFTTVQIIAGCFSVIGHVWTVFAGFKGGKGVSTSAGMLLGIAPFDLLIALLVFIFIVALTRYVSLGSIVSAILFPGIIFLTEKVLGVKHSDFMTLLIFGSAIAFLIVYRHKSNIKRLLSGTENKLIFGRK
- a CDS encoding NAD(P)H-dependent glycerol-3-phosphate dehydrogenase — its product is MKIGVIGSGSWGTALSLLLYGNGHSVKLWFRRKSYLDEVKRKRENFLYLPDVKIPEEIFLSADIGEVVDDSEILVLAVPTQHLRNVLSLFEFFDCKNKIFVNVAKGIENKTLMRVSEIVKDVLKMNENYCVLSGPSHAEEVSRKMPTAVVVASFEREISNLVQSVFMNKYFRVYTSDDVIGVELGGALKNIIAIATGIADGIGFGDNTRAALMTRGIAEIVRLGVSMGAKFETFAGLSGIGDLIVTCTSKYSRNRYVGEQIGKGKKLEEVLKSMVMVAEGVWTTISAVELSKKYNVEMPITSAVYDVLFNGKDPFVATSELMGRSAKPEVWGIS